From Microbacterium sp. YJN-G, a single genomic window includes:
- a CDS encoding YczE/YyaS/YitT family protein: MSRSAVSRFAGRRLPRRIVQLMVGLFLYGIGIAFIIRGMIGAAPWDVLTQGISRHVPLSFGTITIIVSGIVLLIWIPIRQKPGIGTILNALLVGPAADAGFLLIPITDLLWLRVIYFAVGLTVLAAATGLYIGAHFGPGPRDGLMTGLHRVLGFPIWVVRTALEVTVVAIGWLLGGNVGVGTVAFALLIGPLCQYFMRIFEVRPPQAGVRPRSVNGPADRRPEADDELCGDPVGG, encoded by the coding sequence GTGAGCCGGTCCGCAGTGAGCCGCTTCGCGGGACGTCGGCTGCCCCGCCGCATCGTGCAGCTGATGGTCGGGCTGTTCCTCTACGGCATCGGCATCGCCTTCATCATCCGCGGCATGATCGGTGCCGCGCCGTGGGACGTGCTGACCCAGGGCATCTCGCGGCACGTGCCGCTGAGCTTCGGCACCATCACGATCATCGTCAGCGGCATCGTGCTGCTGATCTGGATCCCGATCCGCCAGAAGCCGGGTATCGGCACGATCCTGAACGCGCTCCTGGTGGGTCCTGCAGCCGATGCCGGGTTCCTGCTCATCCCGATCACCGACCTGCTCTGGCTGCGCGTCATCTACTTCGCGGTCGGGCTGACCGTGCTCGCAGCGGCCACCGGCCTGTACATCGGTGCCCATTTCGGCCCTGGCCCGCGGGACGGGCTGATGACGGGCCTTCATCGTGTGCTCGGCTTCCCGATCTGGGTCGTCCGGACCGCGCTGGAGGTCACGGTCGTCGCGATCGGGTGGCTGCTCGGCGGGAACGTCGGTGTCGGCACGGTCGCCTTCGCGCTGCTGATCGGCCCGCTCTGCCAGTACTTCATGCGCATCTTCGAGGTGCGTCCGCCGCAGGCCGGCGTTCGGCCGCGATCAGTGAACGGGCCGGCCGATCGGCGGCCGGAGGCCGACGACGAGCTGTGCGGCGACCCGGTGGGCGGCTGA
- a CDS encoding MFS transporter, giving the protein MSEPSIASRSTIAARLDALPFTRSHLRVLTGSGVGWALDAMDVGLISFIIAVLAQQWSLTPAETGWIASVGFIGMAVGASVGGLLADRLGRRQVFAITLLVYGVATGASALVGGVAMLLVLRFFVGLGLGAELPVASTYVSEFAPAAIRGRLIVILEAFWAVGWTASALIGYFVIPASENGWRWAFALGAVPAAYALVVRWGLPESPRWLASRGRIAKADRIVSSFEVDAALQRTPSLRKEPVRESLAVTSSGRVRMLWAPEFRLRTASVWTVWFCVNFAYYGAFIWIPSILFEAGYDLVKSFGFTLIITLAQLPGYAVAAWLIEVWGRRLTLSVFLAGSAVSAILFGIAGSEGMIIGTGMALSFFNLGAWGALYAVTPEIYPTSLRATGAGWAAGVGRIASIIAPLLVPVLLAQGGAPLAFVVFSAFFAVATVAAWGLIDRRGAALDER; this is encoded by the coding sequence ATGTCCGAACCCTCGATCGCGAGTCGCTCGACGATAGCCGCACGGCTCGATGCGCTGCCGTTCACGCGCTCGCACCTGCGCGTCCTGACCGGCTCGGGGGTCGGATGGGCCCTCGACGCGATGGATGTGGGGCTCATCTCGTTCATCATCGCGGTGCTCGCCCAGCAGTGGTCGCTGACCCCGGCTGAGACCGGGTGGATCGCCTCGGTGGGCTTCATCGGCATGGCCGTGGGGGCGAGCGTCGGCGGGCTGCTCGCCGACCGGCTCGGCCGGCGTCAGGTGTTCGCGATCACGCTGCTCGTCTACGGCGTCGCCACCGGTGCCAGCGCCCTCGTCGGCGGTGTGGCCATGCTGCTCGTGCTGCGCTTCTTCGTCGGACTCGGCCTCGGCGCCGAGCTGCCCGTCGCGTCGACCTACGTGAGCGAGTTCGCTCCCGCCGCGATCCGCGGCCGGCTCATCGTCATCCTCGAGGCCTTCTGGGCGGTCGGGTGGACGGCATCCGCACTGATCGGCTACTTCGTCATCCCGGCATCCGAGAACGGCTGGCGATGGGCGTTCGCACTCGGCGCCGTCCCCGCCGCCTACGCACTGGTCGTGCGCTGGGGGCTGCCCGAGTCGCCGCGCTGGCTCGCGTCCCGCGGCCGGATCGCGAAGGCCGACCGCATCGTGTCGTCGTTCGAGGTCGACGCGGCGCTGCAGCGCACTCCGTCGTTGCGCAAGGAACCCGTGCGCGAGAGCCTCGCCGTCACGTCGTCGGGCCGGGTACGGATGCTGTGGGCGCCGGAGTTCCGGCTGCGCACGGCGAGCGTGTGGACGGTGTGGTTCTGCGTGAACTTCGCCTACTACGGCGCGTTCATCTGGATCCCGAGCATCCTGTTCGAAGCCGGGTACGACCTGGTCAAGTCCTTCGGGTTCACCCTCATCATCACGCTCGCCCAGCTTCCCGGGTACGCGGTGGCGGCCTGGCTGATCGAGGTGTGGGGGCGCCGGCTCACCCTCTCGGTATTCCTGGCCGGATCCGCCGTCTCGGCCATCCTGTTCGGCATCGCCGGCAGCGAGGGGATGATCATCGGCACCGGGATGGCGCTGTCGTTCTTCAACCTCGGCGCCTGGGGCGCGCTGTACGCAGTGACGCCGGAGATCTATCCGACATCCCTGCGTGCCACCGGCGCCGGCTGGGCGGCGGGTGTCGGGCGGATCGCGTCGATCATCGCGCCGCTGCTCGTGCCCGTGCTGCTGGCGCAGGGCGGGGCGCCACTCGCCTTCGTCGTGTTCTCGGCGTTCTTCGCGGTCGCGACCGTCGCGGCGTGGGGCCTGATCGACCGGCGGGGCGCGGCGCTCGACGAGCGCTGA
- a CDS encoding MFS transporter: protein MTATPLARSTPGWRAWLIWSVAVAAYVLAITNRSSLSAVGVDTAERFQADAATLSLFAVVQLAVYGGMQIPIGVLLDRYGSRPIMVIGMLLMAAGQFVMAVSPSIGVAIVARVLLGAGDAAIFPAVLRLVATWFPAQRGPLMVQMTGISGQAGQLVALLPLAALLHSTSWTITFGSIAGLGVLFAILVWAIVRNHPPETSADVTVNTETGLVRVVTSTVDTGVGIRAAWAHPGTRLAFWSHFSTPFAGTAFLLLWGMPYLTTGEGLSGAAAAGLLSLNVIVAMVLGPILGELSRRIPLRRSLALVLPSVGVQVIAWLAVALWPGPAPIWLLIVLLVCLAAGGPASMIAFDHARTHNPVHRLSTATGVTNSGGFLAALTAIFLIGLTLDLQGAGTPDTYALEPFRVAFLTQVPLWVLGATMIIIERKRTRIRMGVDPERRRRS from the coding sequence GTGACCGCCACTCCCCTCGCCCGCTCCACTCCCGGCTGGCGTGCCTGGCTGATCTGGTCCGTCGCCGTCGCCGCATACGTGCTGGCGATCACCAACCGCAGCTCGCTGAGCGCGGTCGGTGTCGACACGGCCGAACGGTTCCAGGCGGATGCCGCCACGCTCTCGCTCTTCGCTGTCGTGCAGCTCGCCGTCTACGGCGGAATGCAGATCCCGATCGGGGTGCTGCTGGACCGCTACGGCTCGCGTCCGATCATGGTGATCGGGATGCTGCTCATGGCCGCCGGGCAGTTCGTGATGGCGGTCTCCCCCAGCATCGGCGTCGCGATCGTCGCGCGTGTGCTGCTGGGCGCCGGCGATGCCGCCATCTTCCCCGCCGTGCTGCGACTGGTCGCCACGTGGTTCCCCGCACAGCGCGGGCCGCTGATGGTGCAGATGACCGGCATCTCGGGGCAGGCCGGTCAGCTGGTCGCCCTGCTGCCTCTGGCCGCGCTGCTGCACTCCACCAGCTGGACCATCACCTTCGGCAGCATCGCCGGACTCGGGGTGCTCTTCGCGATCCTCGTGTGGGCGATCGTGCGCAACCACCCGCCCGAGACATCCGCCGACGTCACGGTCAACACCGAGACCGGCCTCGTGCGGGTCGTCACCTCCACGGTCGACACCGGGGTCGGCATCCGCGCCGCGTGGGCACACCCGGGCACCCGGCTCGCCTTCTGGTCGCACTTCAGTACGCCGTTCGCCGGCACGGCCTTCCTGCTGCTGTGGGGCATGCCCTACCTCACCACCGGCGAGGGGCTTTCGGGGGCTGCGGCAGCCGGACTGCTCTCACTGAACGTCATCGTGGCGATGGTGCTCGGACCGATCCTCGGTGAGCTGTCACGCCGCATCCCGCTGCGGCGCTCCCTCGCGCTCGTGCTTCCCAGTGTGGGCGTGCAGGTGATCGCCTGGCTCGCGGTCGCGCTGTGGCCGGGACCGGCGCCGATCTGGCTGCTGATCGTGCTCCTCGTGTGCCTGGCGGCGGGCGGCCCCGCATCGATGATCGCGTTCGACCACGCGCGCACGCACAACCCGGTGCACCGCCTGAGCACCGCCACCGGGGTCACCAACTCCGGCGGGTTCCTCGCCGCACTGACGGCGATCTTCCTGATCGGCCTGACCCTGGACCTGCAGGGCGCCGGAACCCCGGACACCTACGCGCTGGAGCCGTTCCGCGTCGCCTTCCTCACCCAGGTGCCCCTCTGGGTGCTCGGAGCCACGATGATCATCATCGAGCGCAAGCGCACCCGCATCCGCATGGGAGTCGACCCTGAGCGCAGGCGACGGTCCTGA
- a CDS encoding SGNH/GDSL hydrolase family protein, protein MVSVRFAAIGDSFTEGVGDELPDGRVRGWADIVAQGWADAAGHPIQYANLAIRGRLAWPIVEQQLEPALALRPTHLSFNGGGNDMLRPNADIEHIADAFSRVMRRCDEEGVQLIVLSGANPSGRLPMGRMVQRRGDELSAAVLRRIEKRPGVIRALNWPDAELSRPQYWSDDRLHMNANGHHRVAARVLHALGYEPPEHWWAPAEHPVAGPGGLAYYRDHVGPWIRRRVTRTSSGDGRTAKYAAWSERVPQ, encoded by the coding sequence ATGGTGTCAGTGCGTTTCGCAGCGATCGGCGACTCCTTCACCGAGGGGGTCGGAGACGAGCTTCCCGACGGCCGCGTGCGCGGCTGGGCCGACATCGTGGCACAGGGCTGGGCCGACGCCGCCGGGCATCCGATCCAGTACGCGAATCTGGCGATCCGGGGGCGTCTGGCCTGGCCGATCGTCGAGCAGCAGCTCGAGCCTGCGCTCGCCCTGCGACCCACGCATCTGTCGTTCAACGGCGGCGGCAACGACATGCTGCGGCCCAACGCCGACATCGAGCACATCGCCGACGCGTTCTCGCGGGTGATGCGGCGCTGCGATGAGGAGGGCGTGCAGCTGATCGTGCTGTCGGGCGCCAACCCGAGCGGGCGGCTGCCGATGGGGCGTATGGTGCAGCGTCGCGGCGACGAGCTGTCCGCGGCCGTGCTGCGGCGCATCGAGAAGCGACCTGGCGTCATCCGTGCGCTGAACTGGCCGGATGCCGAACTGTCGCGCCCGCAGTACTGGTCGGATGACCGGCTGCACATGAACGCCAACGGGCACCACCGGGTGGCCGCACGCGTGCTGCACGCGCTCGGCTACGAGCCGCCTGAGCACTGGTGGGCGCCCGCGGAGCATCCCGTCGCCGGGCCCGGCGGGCTGGCCTACTACCGTGACCACGTCGGCCCGTGGATCCGGCGCCGCGTCACGCGCACCTCGTCCGGCGACGGACGCACCGCGAAGTACGCGGCCTGGTCGGAACGGGTTCCGCAGTGA
- a CDS encoding DUF885 domain-containing protein, translated as MTAEPRTPSAIDQVAERWVDTLAELSPVLATYIGRNEANGRLDDVSPEGHERSVSAARSALAELDALEAADPIDEVTKTDLSAELRLQIELHEAQWQLRDLNVIASAPQEFRQAFDLMPTETSDDWSVVSERLAAVPAALKGYIDTLREGIQQGVVPARRQVDEVAVQIARYTAGDGFFADFAANAAPAEGQLPASLARDLADRSGAARVAYDELRTFLTDELAPAATEQDAVGRELYALNSRRFLGATIDLDETYDWGREELARMIAEQEAIANEILPGASVEEAVAHLEADPARKLHGTDELQRWMQETSDRAIAELGATHFDIPEKIRALECMIAPTQEGGIYYTGPTDDFSRPGRMWWSVPEGVTEFDTWRELTTVYHEGVPGHHLQIAQATYNRAELNTWRRVLAGTSGHAEGWALYAERLMEQLGYLDDPADRLGMLDGQRLRALRVVLDIGVHLGKQRLDGSGVWDHDYALEMMRRNVNMSDEFRRFEVNRYLGWPGQAPSYKVGQRIWEQVRDAVREREGEAFSFKEFHKRALDIGGVGLDTLRTVFLG; from the coding sequence ATGACTGCTGAACCCCGTACCCCGTCCGCGATCGACCAGGTCGCCGAACGATGGGTCGACACCCTGGCTGAGCTCTCACCCGTGCTCGCCACGTACATCGGACGCAATGAGGCGAACGGCCGGCTCGACGACGTCAGCCCCGAGGGCCACGAGCGCTCGGTCTCGGCCGCGCGCAGCGCGCTGGCCGAGCTGGACGCACTCGAGGCCGCCGACCCGATCGACGAGGTCACCAAGACCGACCTCTCCGCCGAGCTGCGGCTGCAGATCGAGCTGCACGAGGCGCAGTGGCAGCTGCGCGACCTCAACGTCATCGCCTCCGCTCCGCAGGAGTTCCGTCAGGCCTTCGACCTGATGCCGACCGAGACGAGCGACGACTGGTCCGTCGTGTCCGAGCGACTCGCCGCGGTGCCCGCCGCATTGAAGGGCTACATCGACACGCTGCGCGAGGGCATCCAGCAGGGTGTCGTCCCCGCCCGCAGGCAAGTCGACGAGGTCGCCGTCCAGATCGCCCGCTACACCGCCGGCGACGGATTCTTCGCGGACTTCGCGGCGAACGCCGCCCCGGCGGAGGGCCAGCTGCCTGCTTCCCTCGCCCGGGACCTCGCCGACCGCTCCGGTGCGGCACGGGTCGCCTACGACGAGCTGCGGACGTTCCTCACCGATGAGCTCGCGCCGGCGGCCACCGAACAGGATGCCGTGGGCCGCGAGCTGTACGCGCTGAACTCGCGCCGCTTCCTCGGAGCGACCATCGACCTCGACGAGACCTACGATTGGGGCCGCGAGGAGCTCGCCCGGATGATCGCGGAGCAGGAGGCTATCGCGAACGAGATCCTGCCAGGCGCGAGCGTCGAAGAGGCCGTCGCCCACCTCGAGGCGGATCCGGCCCGCAAGCTGCACGGCACCGACGAACTGCAGCGCTGGATGCAGGAGACCAGCGACCGTGCCATCGCCGAGCTCGGCGCGACCCACTTCGACATCCCGGAGAAGATCCGCGCGCTGGAGTGCATGATCGCCCCCACCCAGGAGGGCGGGATCTACTACACCGGCCCGACGGACGACTTCTCCCGCCCGGGACGGATGTGGTGGTCGGTGCCCGAGGGCGTGACCGAGTTCGACACCTGGCGCGAGCTGACCACGGTGTACCACGAGGGCGTTCCCGGCCACCACCTGCAGATCGCGCAGGCGACGTACAACCGGGCCGAGCTGAACACGTGGCGCCGTGTGCTCGCCGGCACCTCCGGTCACGCCGAGGGGTGGGCGCTGTACGCCGAGCGGCTGATGGAGCAGCTCGGCTACCTCGACGACCCCGCCGACCGCCTCGGCATGCTCGACGGCCAGCGTCTGCGCGCGCTGCGCGTGGTGCTCGACATCGGCGTGCACCTGGGCAAGCAGCGCCTGGATGGATCCGGCGTCTGGGACCACGACTACGCGCTGGAGATGATGCGCCGCAACGTGAACATGTCCGACGAGTTCCGCCGGTTCGAGGTGAACCGGTACCTGGGCTGGCCCGGTCAGGCGCCGTCGTACAAGGTCGGGCAGCGGATCTGGGAGCAGGTGCGGGATGCCGTGCGCGAGCGCGAGGGCGAGGCGTTCTCGTTCAAGGAGTTCCACAAGCGCGCCCTCGACATCGGCGGCGTCGGGCTCGACACCCTCCGCACGGTGTTCCTCGGCTGA
- a CDS encoding DNA polymerase IV — MTPVPWVLHVDMDQFIAAVEVLRHPELAGRPLIVGGTGAPGERAVVSTASYEARAYGIGSGMPMKIALRRAPDDAVFLPVDHAAYEQVSAQVMAALRTLPDVVVEIIGWDECFLGATTNDPESLARAAQQAVLDATALQCTVGIGDNKVRAKIATGFGKPRGVFRLTDANWFDVMGERETRELWGIGARVQSRLADHGIRSVRELADADEAELVAEFGPTMGVWYHGLGFGRGPAVVDDTPWVARSHSRETTFPQNLSTRDEIDGALRELAQAAFEDCAAEGRPVVRVHLKVRYAPFETRTLGHKLPAPVSSASEFVAAALALSAGLDGEREVRLLGVRAEMAMPEGGVPVDRTPVRGRI; from the coding sequence ATGACTCCGGTGCCCTGGGTGCTGCACGTCGACATGGACCAGTTCATCGCGGCGGTGGAGGTGCTGCGGCATCCCGAACTGGCCGGGCGTCCTTTGATCGTCGGCGGCACCGGCGCGCCGGGGGAGCGCGCGGTGGTGTCCACCGCGTCGTACGAGGCCCGCGCGTACGGGATCGGATCGGGGATGCCGATGAAGATCGCGCTACGCAGAGCGCCGGATGACGCGGTGTTCCTGCCGGTCGACCATGCCGCCTACGAGCAGGTGTCGGCGCAGGTCATGGCGGCGCTGCGCACTCTGCCGGACGTGGTGGTGGAGATCATCGGTTGGGATGAGTGCTTTCTCGGCGCGACGACCAACGACCCCGAGTCGCTCGCGCGAGCCGCCCAGCAGGCCGTGCTGGACGCCACCGCGCTGCAGTGCACGGTCGGCATCGGCGACAACAAGGTGCGTGCCAAGATCGCGACAGGATTCGGCAAGCCGAGGGGCGTGTTCCGCCTGACGGACGCGAATTGGTTCGACGTGATGGGGGAGAGGGAGACGCGTGAGCTGTGGGGCATCGGCGCTCGGGTGCAGAGTCGCCTGGCCGATCACGGCATCCGCTCTGTCCGCGAACTGGCGGATGCCGATGAGGCGGAGCTCGTGGCCGAGTTCGGGCCGACGATGGGCGTCTGGTATCACGGTCTCGGGTTCGGCCGCGGTCCGGCGGTCGTCGACGACACGCCGTGGGTCGCCCGCAGCCACAGCAGGGAGACCACGTTCCCGCAGAACCTCTCGACGCGCGACGAGATCGACGGCGCCCTGCGCGAGCTGGCGCAGGCGGCCTTCGAGGACTGCGCGGCCGAAGGGAGACCGGTTGTGCGAGTGCATCTGAAGGTGCGGTACGCGCCGTTCGAGACGCGCACGCTCGGCCACAAGCTGCCGGCGCCGGTCAGCAGCGCCTCGGAGTTCGTGGCTGCCGCGCTCGCTCTGAGCGCCGGACTGGATGGTGAGCGGGAGGTGCGGCTGCTGGGGGTGCGGGCCGAGATGGCGATGCCCGAGGGAGGCGTCCCCGTGGATCGCACACCGGTGCGGGGGAGGATCTGA
- a CDS encoding formylglycine-generating enzyme family protein, producing MELTEMRRIPGGTVTLHDARRKEHRTVELESFEIGMFPVTEELFAELLGVPSQHPRRPAGDLSWLRAIRFCNAASEWEGLDPAYSYDGEDVTWHVDSDGYRLPTEAEGEHACRAGSTGPHYGPLDEVAWTAADGVTSPQDVGGRLPNLNGLFDMLGNVWEWCWDLLDPERYDDYRVFRGGGFADEAWSVRASTRRGGAPRMHHDDVGMRLARGGFDAVDAAQGWSARADAERGGRGGPRPFGWTPRR from the coding sequence ATGGAACTCACCGAGATGCGCCGCATCCCCGGCGGCACGGTCACGCTGCACGATGCGCGGCGCAAGGAGCACAGAACAGTCGAGCTCGAGTCGTTCGAGATCGGCATGTTCCCCGTCACCGAAGAGCTCTTCGCCGAGCTGCTGGGCGTCCCGTCGCAGCATCCGCGGCGCCCCGCAGGCGACCTCAGCTGGCTGCGTGCGATCCGCTTCTGCAACGCCGCCTCGGAGTGGGAGGGACTGGATCCCGCGTACAGCTACGACGGCGAGGACGTCACCTGGCACGTCGACAGCGACGGCTACCGCCTGCCGACCGAGGCCGAGGGGGAGCACGCGTGCCGGGCAGGTTCCACGGGGCCGCACTACGGCCCGCTCGACGAGGTGGCGTGGACGGCCGCCGACGGCGTCACCTCGCCGCAGGATGTCGGCGGTCGCCTGCCGAACCTCAACGGACTGTTCGACATGCTCGGCAACGTGTGGGAGTGGTGCTGGGACCTCCTCGACCCCGAACGCTACGACGACTACCGCGTCTTCCGCGGTGGTGGCTTCGCCGACGAGGCGTGGAGCGTGCGAGCATCCACGCGCCGCGGCGGCGCACCCCGGATGCATCACGACGACGTCGGGATGCGGCTCGCGCGCGGCGGATTCGACGCGGTCGACGCCGCCCAGGGATGGTCGGCGCGGGCGGATGCCGAACGCGGCGGACGCGGGGGACCACGTCCGTTCGGCTGGACACCGCGCCGCTGA
- a CDS encoding arginase family protein: MARDVDVIISQGRVGDRTTGALPGARRTGEALASLLSVDPRIVGTPSAAATDDWSQSLPAASGTLVALCETMRDALDAGRVPVLATNACGASIGTLPTVAERFPDAVVLWIDAHGDFNTPQTTESGYQLLDLHGITVLAPAESTPARVAEIVAGRDVWIHVDWDVLEPGYIPAAYRVGEGLLPHRIAGIFAALSPEQVRGVELAEFEDGDSEVPARVSVELILETFLALRL, from the coding sequence ATGGCACGCGACGTCGACGTCATCATCTCGCAGGGACGTGTGGGCGACCGCACCACGGGCGCGCTGCCCGGCGCGCGGCGGACCGGTGAGGCGCTGGCATCGCTGCTGTCCGTCGATCCGCGCATCGTCGGAACGCCATCGGCGGCGGCGACGGATGACTGGTCGCAGAGCCTGCCGGCGGCATCCGGCACCCTCGTCGCCCTATGCGAGACGATGCGTGACGCCCTGGATGCCGGCCGCGTGCCGGTCCTTGCCACCAACGCCTGCGGGGCGAGCATCGGGACGCTCCCGACCGTCGCCGAGCGATTCCCGGACGCCGTCGTGCTCTGGATCGATGCGCACGGCGACTTCAACACTCCGCAGACCACTGAGTCGGGGTACCAGCTGCTCGACCTTCACGGCATCACGGTGCTGGCACCGGCCGAGAGCACGCCTGCGCGGGTCGCCGAGATCGTCGCGGGGCGCGACGTGTGGATCCATGTCGACTGGGACGTGCTCGAGCCGGGGTACATCCCGGCCGCCTATCGGGTAGGGGAGGGGCTGCTGCCGCACCGGATCGCAGGGATCTTCGCCGCGCTGTCACCGGAGCAGGTGCGCGGCGTCGAGCTCGCCGAGTTCGAGGACGGCGACAGCGAGGTGCCCGCCCGGGTGAGCGTCGAGCTGATCCTCGAGACGTTCCTCGCGCTGCGCCTCTGA